The segment CCTGCGCGACCTGGTCCACGCGCTGAAGTACGGGCGGCGCGTCTCGCTGGCCAGGCCGCTGGCGAGGCTGATGCGGGAACGGGGGGCGTCCGTGCTCGAGGGCGCGGACCTGGTCGTGCCGGTGCCGCTGCACTGGCAACGGCGGCGCGAGCGGGGGTTCAACCAGGCCGTGCTGCTTGCGCGGCACCTCGGCTGCCCGCTGGTCGAGGCGCTCGCGCGCGCGCGGCCGACGCCGCCGCAGGCCTCGCTGCGACTGGCGAAGCGTCATGCCAACGTGCGCGACGCCTTCGTGCCCGCTCGGCCCCTCTGGCGCGGCCGCGACTGGGCCCGCCACGCGGTGGCCGGGCGGGTCGTCGTGATCGTGGACGACGTGTGCACGACCGGCGCCACGCTCGACGCGTGCGCCCGTGTCCTCGTCCGGCTGGGCGCGGCTGACGTTCGCGCGCTCACGGCAGCCCGAGTCGCCCTTGGACCGCCTCCGCCACCGCCAGGGTGACCTCGTCCACGGGACGGTCACCGGCGATGACCACCCAGGAGTCGTCTCGCGCCGCGAGGTCGAGGTAGACCGACCGCACGCGCGACAGCAGCGGCAGGTCGCGTTCGAAGCGATCGCGCGCTACCGCCTTGCGCGACAGGGCGATCTCGGGGCCGATGTCGAGCAGCAGCGTCAGCGCCGGCCTGGGCAGGAACCGCTGGACGTCGTCGAGCCAGTCGCGCTCGAGCCCCTGCGCGGCGCCGTAAGCCAGGCTCGACGCGGCGTACCGGTCGCACAGCACGACGACGCCCGTGCGCAGCCAGGCCTCGAGGCGCGGCCGGAACTCGTAGCGATTGGCGACGTAGAGCAGCTGCAGCACGTCGGCGGGGTAGTCGTACTCGCCGCGGAGCGCCCGCTCGATCTCGAGGGAGATCGGCGTGGCGTAGTCGGGGAACTCCACGATCTCCACGCGCCGGCCGGCGGCCTCGAGGCG is part of the Acidobacteriota bacterium genome and harbors:
- a CDS encoding ComF family protein — its product is MTRAGAAGLYEGRLRDLVHALKYGRRVSLARPLARLMRERGASVLEGADLVVPVPLHWQRRRERGFNQAVLLARHLGCPLVEALARARPTPPQASLRLAKRHANVRDAFVPARPLWRGRDWARHAVAGRVVVIVDDVCTTGATLDACARVLVRLGAADVRALTAARVALGPPPPPPG
- the tmk gene encoding dTMP kinase, coding for MHDEGRLIAFEGLDQSGKQTQCERLRARLEAAGRRVEIVEFPDYATPISLEIERALRGEYDYPADVLQLLYVANRYEFRPRLEAWLRTGVVVLCDRYAASSLAYGAAQGLERDWLDDVQRFLPRPALTLLLDIGPEIALSRKAVARDRFERDLPLLSRVRSVYLDLAARDDSWVVIAGDRPVDEVTLAVAEAVQGRLGLP